One part of the Novipirellula aureliae genome encodes these proteins:
- a CDS encoding MFS transporter has protein sequence MRSNLFKQGFLSLLASQFFGAMNDNVLKGVLTFMVIDGAWKGLLGDGGQGIVGICFTIPFILLSGYAGQIADRYSKRSVTLWVKIAEIPIAIVAGIGFVTGNLWLTLFALVALTCQSAFFGPAKYGMIPELVDDSDLSRANGTINMMTNVAVIAGTLIAGAVSDVYSPQNGAVGIRWIPIATLLSISIAGLIAAWFLTPLQPGARSLKFDFNPFTTYILTIREMAKTRLLMVMMAWGYFYLLAGIALFIVPEYTIVLGINRSEASVLMGVLGVAIGVGCAVAGLISGHRIEVRLIPIGAAGLVLFFALLGLVPPSLPDRAPMIRVALSNVALFILGAGFFAGFYIIPLQALLQKLSPDDERGRFLGTANAVSFAFLTVAALFYWAIRPVFGDEPQNIFWVSSILMAVGAAFFLWKLRGTGVMVGKG, from the coding sequence GTGCGAAGCAATCTTTTCAAACAGGGCTTTTTGAGCCTACTCGCCAGCCAGTTTTTTGGTGCGATGAACGACAATGTGCTCAAGGGCGTGTTGACGTTCATGGTCATTGATGGAGCGTGGAAAGGGTTATTAGGCGATGGCGGGCAAGGAATCGTCGGGATTTGTTTTACGATCCCGTTTATCTTGCTATCGGGTTACGCTGGCCAAATTGCGGACCGCTATTCGAAACGCTCCGTCACACTCTGGGTCAAGATCGCCGAAATACCGATCGCCATTGTTGCAGGCATTGGTTTTGTCACCGGCAATCTGTGGCTAACCTTATTTGCGTTGGTTGCCTTGACATGCCAAAGTGCTTTTTTTGGGCCAGCAAAATACGGGATGATTCCCGAACTCGTCGACGATTCGGATCTCAGCCGTGCCAACGGTACGATCAACATGATGACCAATGTTGCGGTGATCGCTGGTACATTAATCGCCGGAGCGGTTAGTGATGTTTACAGTCCTCAAAACGGTGCGGTGGGAATACGATGGATTCCCATCGCAACACTCCTTTCGATTTCCATTGCGGGATTGATTGCAGCCTGGTTTTTAACACCGCTGCAACCAGGGGCGCGAAGTTTGAAATTCGACTTTAACCCCTTCACGACTTACATCCTCACCATTCGGGAAATGGCGAAAACACGACTGTTAATGGTCATGATGGCTTGGGGTTATTTTTATCTGCTTGCTGGCATCGCTCTGTTCATCGTCCCAGAATACACGATCGTCCTTGGCATCAATCGGAGCGAAGCGAGCGTCTTGATGGGAGTGCTCGGTGTTGCGATCGGAGTCGGTTGTGCGGTTGCCGGTTTAATCTCAGGGCATCGAATCGAAGTTCGTTTGATCCCGATCGGCGCGGCAGGCTTGGTATTGTTTTTCGCCCTACTCGGGCTCGTACCACCTTCCTTACCCGATCGAGCACCGATGATCCGAGTAGCGTTAAGCAACGTCGCCCTCTTCATCCTGGGGGCTGGCTTCTTCGCAGGATTCTACATTATCCCGTTGCAGGCACTCCTGCAAAAGCTGTCACCGGATGATGAGCGAGGGCGATTTTTGGGAACCGCCAATGCGGTTTCGTTCGCATTTCTGACGGTAGCCGCGCTTTTCTATTGGGCGATCCGCCCGGTCTTTGGTGATGAACCTCAAAACATTTTTTGGGTCAGCAGCATTTTGATGGCGGTCGGTGCCGCGTTCTTCTTGTGGAAACTGCGAGGAACGGGCGTGATGGTGGGTAAAGGTTAG
- the arsS gene encoding arsenosugar biosynthesis radical SAM (seleno)protein ArsS (Some members of this family are selenoproteins.): protein MQLSLKRQQNALQHAAEQRRILEQDSNPTLPTFQNMLTQRSLPTLRASSIEVIQINVGKLCNQTCTHCHVDAGPDRRESMTRETAEEVLLALSRSQASTLDITGGAPEMNPHFRFLVEQARHQGLRVIDRCNLTILMANGFKDLPEFLAKHGVEVVASLPCYLEDNCDSQRGEGVFARSMDALTRLNELGYGREETGLKLTLVYNPTNTSLPPNQTELEAVYRRELKRRHGVVFSELHTITNLPISRFLNDLLQSGKYEDYMQKLVDAFNPLTVEAVMCRSMVSVDWEGYLYDCDFNQMLAMKLEGDLPTHIRDFNAAALANRLIQTGRHCFGCTAGSGSSCQGAIR, encoded by the coding sequence ATGCAATTGTCACTAAAACGCCAACAAAACGCTCTACAACATGCCGCGGAGCAGCGTCGGATTTTGGAACAAGATTCTAACCCGACGTTGCCAACTTTTCAGAACATGCTGACGCAGCGTTCCCTGCCAACGCTACGCGCTTCGTCGATTGAAGTGATACAGATTAACGTAGGAAAATTGTGCAATCAAACTTGTACGCATTGCCATGTCGATGCGGGGCCAGATCGACGCGAAAGCATGACGCGGGAAACAGCCGAGGAAGTGCTCTTGGCACTTTCGCGAAGCCAAGCGTCGACGCTCGATATCACGGGTGGTGCCCCCGAAATGAACCCCCATTTCCGCTTCCTCGTCGAACAAGCTCGCCATCAAGGTTTGCGAGTGATCGACCGTTGCAACTTGACCATTTTGATGGCCAATGGTTTTAAGGATCTACCCGAGTTTTTGGCCAAGCATGGAGTCGAGGTTGTCGCTTCGCTGCCTTGTTATTTGGAAGACAACTGCGATAGCCAACGTGGTGAAGGTGTTTTTGCACGATCGATGGATGCCTTAACTCGGCTCAATGAATTGGGCTACGGACGCGAGGAAACCGGCTTGAAGTTGACACTGGTTTACAACCCGACCAATACGTCACTGCCGCCGAACCAAACGGAACTTGAGGCGGTTTATCGACGTGAGTTGAAACGGCGTCATGGAGTTGTCTTTAGCGAATTGCACACAATCACCAATCTTCCCATCAGCCGGTTTTTGAACGATTTGCTGCAAAGCGGCAAGTATGAGGACTACATGCAAAAGCTGGTCGACGCGTTTAATCCATTGACCGTCGAGGCGGTCATGTGCCGATCGATGGTGTCCGTCGACTGGGAAGGGTACCTGTACGACTGCGACTTCAATCAGATGTTGGCGATGAAGCTAGAGGGGGATTTGCCGACCCATATCCGCGATTTCAATGCAGCAGCATTAGCAAATCGGTTGATTCAAACGGGAAGACATTGCTTCGGTTGTACAGCCGGATCAGGCTCGAGTTGCCAAGGAGCGATTCGGTGA
- a CDS encoding NADPH-dependent FMN reductase, which produces MFLVLSASLHPDSRSRILAKASVEELQSIGREVTLFDLAVTPLPACDGAIAYGDENVKHLSSLIESAEAILVASPVYNYDVNAAVKNAVELTGRAWTGKVVSMMLSAGGQGSYMSAMGLANSLMLDFRCLIVPRFIYATGEAFEGDSLADDDIDARVKVLVKETVGLADAVNKSESRL; this is translated from the coding sequence ATGTTCTTAGTTCTTAGTGCCAGTTTGCATCCCGATAGCCGTAGCCGAATTCTGGCCAAAGCATCCGTGGAAGAACTGCAATCGATCGGTCGCGAAGTCACGCTCTTTGATTTGGCCGTCACGCCGCTGCCGGCGTGTGATGGCGCGATCGCTTATGGCGACGAGAATGTTAAACATCTGTCAAGTCTGATCGAATCGGCTGAGGCGATATTGGTCGCATCGCCCGTCTACAACTACGATGTCAACGCCGCGGTTAAGAATGCTGTCGAATTAACAGGCCGAGCATGGACTGGCAAAGTGGTCAGCATGATGTTGTCTGCAGGAGGTCAGGGCAGTTATATGTCCGCAATGGGATTGGCGAACAGTTTGATGCTCGATTTTCGCTGCCTGATCGTTCCAAGGTTTATCTACGCAACCGGTGAAGCTTTCGAGGGCGACTCGCTAGCTGACGATGACATCGATGCACGCGTCAAGGTTTTAGTGAAAGAAACCGTGGGACTCGCAGATGCGGTTAATAAGTCGGAGTCCAGGCTTTAG
- a CDS encoding transglutaminase domain-containing protein: MVPRASIVSRLFTGLITGLALWPLLTFVGCDIPNRAPIVPPEVARAREIAANRPIEPEKEPDRIQRNFAGDWQAWYAYYIKNRHVGYAHRTVKAEGEAPTQRIKLNLEELMILNPRGISRLVQRTSEQSSELVNGNLISFETQLSVGPVMTRTTGMSEDIRFSLTKTRANYQVSKKIDWNPDVRGLMAIASSLRRDPMTSGETRVFEMILPTEQKIGTVRMKCNGPAAVPMLDGKDHRLIEVNVQIDRDEDDKRVLVVWTDEQGMVQRTYDSSRDLVIYQTDMRTATRGMPEAEEIAGLASTEVRGDLENPAETQRVGFKMLRRHKATSADDILVKPQPDQFVREMNDGSLLVLVTRLDEVAKNGFVGVDLAVDKNDSRPNVMVDYNEPMVRRIAQATIGVGQLKQRELALELARSTNRLTQLNSESKMFPRASEVARDAESDSIGHAVLLAALLRAKGIPSRIAFGFRYRNLSEPQMVFHAWTLAHVDDEWLSLDATTGGIAAADRLTLSTSNLSEKNVNDALVPILDFLGTYNIEVVLSAVRYQEAR; the protein is encoded by the coding sequence GTGGTTCCCAGAGCTTCGATCGTTTCACGACTATTCACGGGCCTAATCACGGGCCTTGCCCTCTGGCCTCTCCTGACTTTCGTTGGCTGCGATATCCCCAATCGCGCACCGATCGTTCCGCCCGAGGTTGCGAGAGCGAGGGAAATCGCTGCAAACCGCCCCATCGAACCCGAGAAAGAGCCCGATCGGATCCAGAGGAACTTCGCGGGCGACTGGCAAGCTTGGTATGCCTACTACATCAAAAACCGGCATGTCGGCTACGCACATCGCACAGTCAAAGCCGAAGGCGAAGCGCCCACGCAGCGAATCAAGCTCAATCTTGAAGAACTTATGATTCTCAACCCACGAGGCATCTCGCGTTTGGTCCAGCGGACAAGCGAGCAAAGCAGTGAGTTGGTCAATGGAAATCTGATTAGTTTCGAAACGCAATTGTCAGTCGGGCCAGTGATGACACGCACGACGGGGATGTCGGAAGACATCCGTTTTTCACTGACCAAAACGAGAGCAAACTATCAAGTTTCAAAAAAAATCGATTGGAATCCCGATGTCCGAGGTCTCATGGCGATCGCGTCTTCCTTACGCCGCGATCCGATGACCTCAGGTGAGACACGCGTCTTTGAAATGATCCTGCCGACCGAGCAAAAAATCGGCACGGTACGGATGAAATGTAACGGCCCAGCCGCCGTCCCGATGCTCGATGGCAAGGACCACCGCTTGATTGAGGTGAACGTGCAAATTGATCGTGACGAAGACGACAAACGAGTGTTGGTTGTCTGGACCGATGAGCAAGGAATGGTCCAGCGAACGTATGATTCGTCTCGCGATCTGGTTATCTACCAAACCGACATGCGAACCGCGACAAGGGGTATGCCCGAAGCAGAAGAGATTGCTGGACTTGCATCGACCGAAGTTCGCGGGGATCTCGAAAACCCTGCCGAAACGCAACGCGTTGGCTTCAAAATGTTGCGTCGGCACAAAGCGACTTCCGCCGACGATATTCTCGTCAAACCACAACCCGACCAATTTGTACGAGAAATGAACGATGGGTCATTGTTGGTGCTGGTCACCCGCTTGGACGAAGTGGCCAAGAATGGTTTCGTCGGCGTGGATTTAGCGGTCGACAAAAACGACAGTCGCCCCAACGTGATGGTCGACTACAACGAGCCGATGGTTCGACGAATCGCCCAAGCGACCATCGGGGTCGGACAACTTAAACAACGCGAATTGGCATTGGAATTGGCCCGGTCTACGAATCGGTTGACCCAGTTAAACTCGGAGTCAAAAATGTTTCCACGAGCATCCGAAGTCGCAAGGGACGCCGAAAGCGATTCGATCGGGCATGCGGTTTTGTTGGCGGCACTGTTGAGGGCAAAAGGAATCCCGTCGCGGATTGCATTCGGTTTTCGTTATCGCAACTTGTCGGAACCACAAATGGTTTTCCATGCCTGGACGCTCGCCCACGTCGATGACGAATGGTTATCCCTTGACGCCACCACCGGCGGCATCGCGGCGGCCGACCGATTGACCCTTTCGACAAGCAATCTAAGCGAAAAGAATGTCAACGATGCACTGGTTCCTATTCTCGACTTCTTAGGAACCTATAACATCGAGGTTGTCCTTTCGGCCGTTCGCTATCAAGAAGCGAGATAG
- a CDS encoding serine/threonine-protein kinase, whose amino-acid sequence MSYQQTLPNSFSSDDSESQIRKPANGDAECVSGFLEGHRHFIGGLGRHQLGDYIIKRQIGRGGMGVVYEAEQISLGRRVALKTLPFASVLDPKQVIRFKNEAQAAAGLHHPNIVPVYGVGNERGVHYFSMQLIQGQSLDEVIRELIELADHGQEGASDRLQAVCNDTTADACGTTETVRAEPRKPTVSRCFSTCKSVQEANYVRSVAELGKHAADALHYAHEHGVIHRDIKPSNLMLDRQGKLWITDFGLARITNSQSITVSGDLIGTARYMSPEQAGGRLHEIDHRSDVFSLGATLYEMLTLTPAFHGESREQLLRAVEFHGPESPRKRNPSIHVDLETILLKSLEKRRDDRYATAGELADDLANFLEGRPPKAKRPGPMEHAFRFAARHRNWVVAGFLVLCLLLAVVSTSAMLLNQQRQKTIAESALASEHLRETQRVVDNFGALVDQRLEHIAGTQRLRIDLLRELEKYYESFVTKTADQPSFDLDLATTRFRLGAVHQRLGEHELSRDFYLAALAGFERLRHLAPESNELIADVALCHNNLGQVADSQGDFSVAREEYELSIAGYRQLVLRGAPRGRTGFARTSMNLGLLLASNNDPDAARVLEQSLESLTALASRDPENLNIQDQLALCENNLASVVLDRDRGRAEHLLRRAVKRYNYLADRRPASPEHKGDRALAISNLAAVLATGDDRKSAIYLLEEVVELRRSLVESEPDVMVHATSLVMAYHQRGQLFATEGDIESAINEYDLAKKMLEQTMLRFPLSDRLASDMARTLSNLAVLSARIGKSSEAISMIEEAIEHEATAIRLAPGDDRYIHLMQHHQTRLAELKVQS is encoded by the coding sequence ATGTCTTATCAACAAACTTTGCCAAACTCGTTTTCTAGCGACGATTCCGAATCTCAAATTCGAAAGCCCGCAAACGGTGATGCCGAATGTGTTTCAGGCTTTCTGGAAGGTCATCGGCACTTTATCGGCGGCCTGGGTAGGCACCAACTGGGTGACTACATCATCAAACGTCAAATTGGTCGTGGAGGAATGGGGGTTGTTTACGAGGCAGAACAGATCTCGCTTGGTCGCCGCGTCGCTTTGAAGACGCTGCCATTTGCCTCGGTTCTCGATCCAAAGCAAGTCATCCGATTCAAGAACGAAGCCCAAGCGGCAGCGGGCCTTCATCACCCCAATATCGTGCCCGTCTATGGTGTTGGCAATGAACGCGGGGTTCACTATTTCAGCATGCAATTGATTCAGGGGCAATCGCTCGACGAGGTGATACGAGAGTTGATTGAGCTGGCAGACCATGGTCAGGAAGGTGCATCGGATCGCTTACAGGCGGTTTGCAATGACACCACTGCCGATGCTTGTGGAACGACCGAGACCGTTCGGGCCGAGCCCAGGAAGCCGACGGTCAGCAGATGCTTTTCGACTTGCAAATCCGTGCAGGAAGCGAACTATGTACGTTCGGTTGCCGAACTCGGCAAGCACGCTGCGGATGCGTTGCACTACGCACACGAACATGGAGTGATTCATCGCGACATCAAACCATCGAATTTAATGCTCGACCGTCAGGGCAAGCTTTGGATCACTGATTTTGGCTTGGCACGAATCACCAATTCACAAAGCATCACCGTCAGTGGTGACTTAATTGGTACGGCCCGTTACATGAGTCCAGAGCAAGCAGGTGGACGATTGCATGAAATCGATCATCGAAGCGACGTCTTTTCGCTTGGGGCGACACTTTATGAAATGTTGACTTTGACACCAGCATTCCATGGTGAATCGCGCGAGCAACTTCTTCGTGCGGTTGAGTTTCATGGTCCCGAATCCCCTCGCAAACGGAACCCGTCTATTCATGTCGACTTAGAAACCATCCTCTTGAAGTCGCTCGAGAAACGTCGCGATGACCGTTACGCGACGGCAGGCGAATTGGCAGACGATTTGGCCAATTTTCTCGAAGGGCGTCCTCCCAAAGCGAAACGCCCTGGGCCGATGGAGCACGCTTTTCGTTTTGCAGCACGGCATCGGAATTGGGTCGTTGCCGGCTTTTTGGTTCTCTGCTTGCTCTTAGCGGTTGTCTCGACAAGTGCGATGCTGCTAAATCAGCAGCGTCAGAAGACAATTGCAGAATCGGCACTTGCATCAGAGCATCTGCGAGAAACTCAACGAGTGGTCGATAATTTTGGGGCGCTCGTCGATCAGAGGCTCGAACATATAGCCGGAACCCAGCGACTGAGGATTGACTTGCTTAGAGAACTCGAGAAGTATTACGAGAGTTTTGTTACCAAGACCGCCGACCAACCCTCGTTCGATCTCGATTTGGCAACCACTCGTTTTCGCCTTGGTGCTGTTCATCAACGACTCGGGGAACACGAGCTAAGTCGAGACTTTTACCTGGCGGCCCTCGCAGGCTTTGAGAGGTTGCGACACCTTGCACCGGAGAGCAATGAACTGATTGCCGATGTGGCGCTTTGCCACAACAACCTCGGGCAAGTCGCTGACAGTCAAGGCGATTTTTCAGTCGCACGCGAAGAGTACGAGCTGTCGATCGCAGGTTATCGCCAATTGGTTTTGCGTGGTGCTCCACGTGGCCGAACCGGTTTTGCCAGAACGTCAATGAACCTTGGCTTATTGTTGGCTTCCAACAATGATCCTGACGCGGCCAGAGTACTCGAGCAATCGCTTGAGTCGTTAACAGCATTGGCTTCTCGAGATCCTGAGAATTTAAACATCCAAGACCAATTGGCTTTGTGCGAAAATAACTTGGCGTCGGTGGTTCTCGACCGTGACCGCGGGCGGGCAGAGCATTTGCTTCGGCGTGCCGTGAAACGATACAATTATCTAGCCGACCGACGTCCTGCATCTCCCGAGCACAAGGGGGATCGTGCGTTGGCGATCAGTAATTTGGCGGCTGTTTTGGCAACGGGTGACGATCGGAAATCGGCAATCTATCTCTTGGAAGAAGTTGTCGAACTTCGACGTAGCTTGGTGGAATCGGAACCGGATGTGATGGTTCACGCGACTTCGCTGGTGATGGCCTACCATCAGCGTGGACAGCTATTTGCAACGGAGGGTGACATCGAGAGCGCCATCAACGAGTACGATCTGGCCAAGAAAATGCTCGAACAAACGATGCTACGGTTCCCGCTGAGTGATCGTCTCGCTTCCGATATGGCCCGGACGCTTAGCAATCTGGCTGTCCTTTCAGCCCGGATCGGTAAATCGTCTGAAGCAATTTCGATGATCGAAGAGGCAATCGAACATGAGGCGACCGCGATACGATTGGCTCCCGGAGACGATCGCTATATTCACTTAATGCAGCATCATCAAACTCGTCTAGCAGAGCTGAAGGTGCAATCATGA
- a CDS encoding sporulation protein, with protein MAKCDLSINLDDKADVLHDGGSTIRGTVRVDVDNDVKCNGLIVESAWRTHGRGNIAKGSTDKVTLFTGHWTAGQHVEYPFELKIADWPPTYHGHYLNIDHYIDARVDIPWSFDPKASVPFLVRAACDNTQAVVPRTTKQINGIAGGCIAALVIAGFAMFVAAFVIGDGGIIPIIFLGAFGLIGASVFLVKSVLPKWVLGQVACDLGMTTVSPGQTIKGQLSFSPRKNLQINGITMKVSANEQCISGSGSNKKTHHHRLFQSTETLEGATTLSANRPLHYDFSYQIPNDAPFSVELRDNKLHWIVEVSIDIPRWPDWRKKIKLQVLPDESASDRVRSQTEPTTEISAAAESETITFAETARHLWAVRDHPVKRSALIDAIVGLSFDMSAHIERRLLYGGRDAPNVYRDGHAVWAHSDDPELPLVLYIPKDLGDEFEQLGRGLWHGRATVIGWDDRNERLQLKVEVLKPSDGR; from the coding sequence ATGGCGAAATGCGATTTATCGATTAACCTCGACGACAAAGCCGACGTGTTACACGATGGCGGATCGACAATTCGCGGCACCGTCCGAGTCGATGTCGATAATGATGTAAAATGCAACGGCTTGATCGTCGAATCCGCTTGGCGGACTCATGGACGCGGTAATATCGCCAAGGGTTCAACAGACAAAGTGACCCTGTTCACAGGACATTGGACCGCTGGCCAGCACGTCGAGTACCCCTTTGAACTAAAAATCGCCGATTGGCCACCCACTTATCATGGCCACTATTTGAACATCGATCATTACATTGATGCTCGTGTCGACATCCCATGGAGTTTTGACCCTAAGGCGTCTGTACCCTTTTTGGTACGAGCTGCTTGTGACAACACGCAGGCGGTTGTGCCGAGGACGACAAAGCAGATCAACGGCATTGCTGGCGGATGCATTGCAGCGTTGGTCATCGCTGGCTTTGCCATGTTTGTCGCTGCATTTGTTATTGGTGACGGAGGCATCATTCCGATAATCTTTTTGGGGGCATTTGGATTGATCGGCGCTAGCGTCTTTTTGGTGAAGTCGGTGTTGCCAAAGTGGGTGCTCGGCCAAGTCGCATGCGATTTGGGGATGACAACGGTCTCACCGGGGCAAACGATCAAGGGGCAATTGAGCTTCTCTCCTCGCAAAAACCTTCAAATCAATGGCATCACGATGAAGGTTTCTGCAAATGAACAATGCATCAGTGGCTCCGGCAGCAACAAAAAGACTCACCATCACCGTCTGTTCCAATCGACCGAGACGCTCGAAGGAGCAACCACGCTGTCGGCGAATCGGCCACTTCACTACGACTTCTCCTACCAGATTCCCAACGATGCTCCCTTCTCCGTCGAGCTTCGCGACAACAAGCTTCATTGGATCGTCGAAGTATCGATCGACATTCCCCGTTGGCCTGATTGGCGAAAGAAAATCAAGTTACAGGTGCTGCCCGATGAAAGTGCTAGCGACCGTGTTCGGTCACAGACGGAACCAACCACGGAAATATCCGCTGCTGCAGAATCTGAAACGATCACATTTGCGGAAACAGCGCGTCATCTATGGGCGGTTCGCGATCATCCGGTGAAGCGGTCGGCACTCATCGACGCGATCGTTGGATTGTCGTTCGACATGTCCGCACACATCGAGCGGCGACTTTTGTACGGCGGCCGCGACGCACCCAACGTTTACCGAGACGGCCATGCCGTTTGGGCGCACTCGGACGACCCTGAATTGCCGCTTGTGCTGTACATTCCGAAAGACCTAGGGGACGAATTCGAACAGCTTGGTCGCGGATTATGGCATGGACGGGCAACCGTCATCGGCTGGGACGACCGCAACGAAAGACTACAACTTAAAGTGGAGGTTCTCAAGCCGTCGGATGGTCGCTAA
- a CDS encoding phosphoribosylformylglycinamidine synthase subunit PurQ, translating to MAAPRVLVLRAPGTNCDEETAFAFDSAGGVSERVHVNRLIENPALKDRYQILCLPGGFSYGDDIAAGRILATKLRRHLSELVNAFVHGNGDRLVLGICNGMQVLMRLGALTEELEDQSEAPATLDWNDHGRFEDRWVHLVSDQSPCVFLKDIERMYLPMAHAQGKFVAANQDVIDAMRSEGRLALRYSDGKSGSVQSETLPFPVNPNGADANVAGVCDKTGRVFGLMPHPERHIDPTQHPFWTRRDEQPEYGDGMAMFKNAIDWFE from the coding sequence ATGGCTGCTCCTCGCGTTTTGGTTCTCCGTGCTCCTGGCACCAATTGTGATGAAGAAACGGCGTTCGCGTTTGATTCCGCTGGCGGCGTCTCAGAACGTGTCCACGTAAATCGATTAATTGAAAATCCAGCCTTGAAGGACCGATACCAAATCCTCTGTCTGCCGGGAGGCTTTAGTTATGGTGACGATATTGCCGCTGGCCGAATTTTGGCGACCAAACTACGGCGTCATTTGTCCGAATTAGTCAATGCCTTTGTTCATGGCAATGGCGACCGCTTGGTGTTGGGAATCTGTAACGGGATGCAGGTTCTAATGCGACTCGGAGCTCTGACCGAAGAATTGGAAGATCAAAGCGAAGCTCCGGCGACGCTCGATTGGAATGATCATGGACGTTTCGAGGATCGCTGGGTCCATTTGGTGAGCGATCAATCGCCGTGCGTGTTCCTGAAGGATATCGAGCGGATGTACTTGCCGATGGCACACGCGCAAGGCAAGTTCGTTGCTGCAAACCAAGACGTCATCGACGCGATGCGAAGCGAAGGACGTTTGGCACTTCGCTACTCCGATGGTAAAAGTGGATCCGTACAAAGTGAGACGTTGCCATTTCCCGTCAATCCGAATGGTGCCGATGCGAACGTCGCGGGCGTTTGCGATAAGACGGGACGCGTGTTCGGTTTGATGCCGCATCCCGAACGGCATATCGATCCGACGCAGCACCCTTTCTGGACTCGCCGTGACGAACAACCTGAGTATGGTGATGGCATGGCGATGTTCAAGAACGCCATCGATTGGTTTGAATAG